In Glycine soja cultivar W05 chromosome 10, ASM419377v2, whole genome shotgun sequence, the genomic stretch aactttattttcattattttatattttcacccTATGTATGCAAGGCAAACATGATTTCGGAAACATGATTCTATTGTAATGTGggcaataaaattatatttccgTTGTTGAACAACAACCACCCCAACACCACCCGATCACCATCCAAAATCAGCTGACAACAACAACGCAAACAATAACAACCACCCATGGTGTCGCCAATCACCTATGTCATCGTCGTGTCGCCATACCAtaccaacaacatcactgtGTAATTAAACAACACCCCCAGATAGTGGCCTAAACAACACCCCACACCAACAGATCTGCACATGATACCACTAGCACCATTGTGCCACTGTGCACATGCCATCCCACCTTGGCTACACCCAAATCTCGTTGTTAACTACAACAACAACCATAAAGATCCACACAAGACCCCAATCTCATCACCCTTCACACTTGTTGGACACAGTCACCAAAGCCACATAATCGACATGACCCCCCATTTGGGCATTTCGGAGATGAGGACTGATGGGTTAGTGCAGTTTGGATGAGGGGAAGGAGAGGGGGTGAGAACAATTAGGTGAGTGGGCAAAAGagaaattttacttaatttggTAGTTCCAATAGCAAAGTTGATAGTAACAATAACGACCCCCATTTCAAgggggtgttgctaggtgcacccaggaTTATTGCTGGTGCATCTAACTCTTAAAATGAAATGACGAAAATACCTTTAATCTGTAAGCCttttaagttgatccgtaaaaggcttacggatcaagttgatctgtaagcCTTTTACAAATCAACTTGATTTGTAAGCCTTTTATAGAATAACACGAATTAACTTGATCcgtagagatcaacttgatccgtaaaaggcttatggatcaagttgatctgtatgcttaatatcaacatacggatcaacttgatccttatcaaccttacggatcaacttgatccgtacgaTTTACGGACCACCCTCACGCACACCCATCACTAATGCGAAAAAAACGCTAGGACagttttggtattttttaaaaatgctgggtgcaccaacaataatgctaggtgcacctagcaacaccctttcAAGGCCCATTCCATTCGTGTCTGTTTGCGAGTCTCTAGCGGGTTATGAAGTCAGAACCCAGCTGAGAAAAGTAATGAAAAAAGGTTCAGCCCATCTTTATGAATTGTAACTTTTTTAttggtatttaattaattgtaacTTTTGTTGTGAGTAAATTTTAATCAGTTTTTAGTACACTTTCTGTCAGGAAACGGGGAAAAACCGTAGTGGGTcactgaaaaaaatataaaaatacatagtGGAGAGGCtaataattcaattaagaaGAATATAATAAGAAGACCACGACGAACCAAAAAGAGCCCGTGTTTACGGACACAAGGATGAAGAAGCATAAAGCAGAAATAATTTACTAATTCCTCTTATATAAATTCATTTCTGACAGAATTTTGCATTGgattcttttttcatattttgtttcCCTCCTTTGCTTCGTCTCTTTGTTCCTTGTCCTAAATGCTCTGCCTATTCATATACGATATTCTTTATTCTTAGCTTTCAATTATGTATCATTTGAGCCTTCACCGCATTATGGGCCCTTCACTTCCCTTTCAGGTATAATAATaacggaagaaaaaaaaaatactgttcTCCTAATAAAGGAtagtaagattttatttttatgcttcGCCCTAAGAATGCTCACAAGTtaagaattgatttttttttaatcaaatggtAGTTGTTATTTTAACTTCCCCAACTTGTATTTTCTAGTAATTAAAGAGTTttttaaagcttttttttttaaacctagAGGTGGATATACGGGTTATCTAGGTCTGTTTAAGTCGATTCACATTGATTTGTGTAATATGCATATGGAATAAATCAAATTGACcaattaattaaatagttttgatttttgtttagtcTGTGTTCAATTTACTTATCTTGAAGGCTAATGAACTAATTCATTAGTTGAATAACAAAAGaactttcaaaaatattatattctgtcaaaaaacaaacaaataaattttatatattaaactatAAAGTGAAATGTAAGTTAAAGAcctcaaaaaaaaatgtaagttaAAAATATCTACACCATTAAGGTGATCATGTTCCTTTCACTTACTGACTTACACTTacgggtaaaaaaaaaatccatttccCATCTCTGGATTAAATTACATTGGTGCTACTACAGTCACTGACACATACATACGGGCAAAAAAAGTTATTTCCCATCTTTGgattaaattacaaatttacgGCAAAAAGAGAAGTACAAAGCTTATATTACAGGTTTAACAAGAAGAATTTTGTTTGATACATAACGAGAGAAATGAGAATTAAACTTTAATCATCTCGTATATATTAACTTTAATCTTACCACTAGACCGATATTAGTAGATTTTaacaagaataataataaagttttttttcttcttctctcaaatctattatatctttaaaatataaataaatgacgTCAGTTTATACCCAGGCACAGCTGATTAATTCACTTTGTAGAACGCTACAGCGTCAACAACAAAATTTATGGGAATGCGACACATAGCAAGTTTTGCAAGTAGCTGTCAAGACCACATCATTCTCCGTGGTTAAATCAGACATTCATACGTGTAGTGTAATGTCTATGTTGTTGTTAATTTCCCCATACTTCCTTTCCCCTAATAACTTATAGCGCATGAGCGTCTAAACTAATTTACAAGATGACAGGCTAAAAAACCAttctattaaattaataataaattattattattattattattattattattattattattattattattattattaccctTCCAACAAACAAATCGTGGATACTATTTTCAATAAGAACACACTTGAGACTGAATAATCAGTACAAAATCATGTGGGAAGAAGACTAACATCTCCTTATTAAACAATCAACATCTTGCTTTAGCCGTTGATGCTTGTCTTCTCGTGATATGATGAGAAAAAAAGTTTCTGAGGGTAATTAGCATATTTAATTAGGTGAATCTAAacgttttatatttatttatagtacAATAGTCCTCatataaaattcctaaatttcaaTCACAGACACATAAAAGTCTAAATCATTAAATAGATCTATTTAAAAACATAGTTTTCTCTAAAAATTTCTCGAATTTGTCCCCACCATACGGATCCCTGTTGTTTATTTATAATAGTAATGGGGTTGGAGAAATCTTATAGAATCGCCCGATAGCGTTAGGCAAGGCCAACAAAAACAGGACCCCACTATCTACTTTTACATGGTCTTGATTAggtgactttttatttttagctgCTAAAAAGTTTTATCCAAACTTCAAATTTTCAAGAGACCTTGCTTTTGATGAATGATGAATGATGAATCCTCAACTTAAGGCTAAAAAGGAAGAGGATCTTAAAAGTGTTTAATCACAACGAGCGGGAGAAAAGCCCAATAACTTTGCTTTTTTTCTGACAAAACAACCTAAAATAGCAGATAAGACAAAAGAATTAAGTCAAAGTGAAAGGAGGGAAAGGCTTTGCCTTTGCCAGTGTTATGCTATGCATTAACAgtggtgtttgttttgtagggCAGAATAGAAATTTAGAATTGATTATGGTGAGAAGAGATAAGAGTGTATGAACAGGGAAGTAAAGAAGGACCAGTACAACCACAACTGCCAGGTTCAGGGGTTCCTTGGAGTAGCATTAAAGACACTGTTCCAGATCTTCCCTCACACATCACCACCCAAATGGCAATTCTTGAAAAACCAATgcaacaacaaaaagaaaagaaagctaaCTACTTCTTTTTATAAGAGGAAAGCTGCATTGATGTCTTGATGACTTTTAGTtggaacaagaacaaaaaaaaaaaaaaaacaaatggggTGTGGTGGTTCTGAGCATGTTACCATGATCTTTATCATCACCATCTTGATCCTCCTATCATCACAAAGCACCAACATTTTGACTGTGGCTGGTTCTGTATTCAATGCAGTTGGAAACTTCCAGGTTCATGGCCTACCAGAGATGTATTTCATTGAAGAGAATGATGAAAAGCTGGTTAAGAAAATCTCAGGAATAGATGAGAATGAAAAGAAGCAAGCCTTAATAGTGGAGAAGTTTAGATCCTTGCTTGGACTCAAGAGTTTCCACACCAAAGTACCATTCAACGGTGATTTGGAGTTTCTCTCTCCCTCACCTTCTCCATCACCTATCATTGAAGAAACTCAGGCTCCagctccttctccttctcctcttCCACACGTGCACCATCATTCACACCATCCACCACATCATAAGAATCCATCACTTCACCAAACTCATCATGAAGATAGAGGCAGGGCTAAGAGAATACTAATAGCTGTTCTTGTATCTGCTGGAGTTGCTATATTGATTGGTGCTTGTGGGCTATTCTTGGTGTGGAGGAAATTCTCAAATCATACAAAGAAAACCAAAAGGACAATGCCACTATATAATAGCAAGAGCAAAGGAAGTGGAGGTGTTTATCAAAGTTCATCAAGCAAGGTAAGTTTAAACTCTGAACTAGATCTGTTTTATCTTAATGCTTTAGGTGAGGACATAGAGCAACACTCTTGCAGCTTCAAAAAGACTCGCGAGGATGGTTTAGAATATGATATTGTTAGCGGTTCTTCCACGAAGGATATTGCATCTGTTCATGAAGATGAGGAAGCAGTTAAAGGTGAAGGTGAAGGTGAAGGTGAATCTGATGGCGGCAACTCTTCTTCTGGGGATAAAATTATCCCTAAAGATTGTCATTCATCAGACAATGAAAGTTTTCATTCCTTTGTTAATGATTCACACTCAAATAGTAATAGACTCTCCAATGCTTCCGCTTGTAGTCTTAGTGACACAAACTCTCTGTCCCGTCAAAATTCAAGTTCATTACCAAACCCACAATTTCCTAGTTCTCAACATAACTTAATGTCAAATATACAACCTCACCAATCACCAAATAGTGCAAAACATGATCAAGagaaagagattgaaacctctcTCCAATGTCCAAAGACATTCACTTCCCCTccacctcctccaccaccaccaccacctccaccatTGCGAATGCCATTATTTTCTTTGCATTCTCTCACTTCTTCATCTAGACTCTCCTCTCACTCCCCACTTTCCTTGACATCTAATAATTTATCATCCCTGGTAAATTCAGACACTTCCTCGTGTTCAAATCAAAGTCCAGAAAAGGAGTTGCCTTCTCCAAATAGACCTTACCCTACACAATCTCCTCCCAACATTCCCCCACCACCATGTCCACCTCCATTTCTTAAGGGCAATAGTGTCAAAACCCCACCTCCTCCACCTTCTCAACTCCCTCAATTTACCCCTCTTGGTAAAGATGGTGCACCATTGCCAAAACTCAAACCACTTCACTGGGACAAAGTCAGAGCTGCACCAAATCGCACAATGGTTTGGGACAAGCTACGGTCAAGTTCATTCGAGTAAGTTCAACTTCATTAGTAATAGCAgtacttattttcattttattttctttaaagttTAAGCAATTTAGCATATTATGaattttggtttttattatCACTAAATGTTAGTTATTAGAACGGTTAATTTTGTTAACGGAAGAGGTTGAACCTCCGaactttttcctatttttttattcattaaccaTCCAATTTACTTTATATCTTTATATTATGAATTTGATTCAGGTTGGACGAGGAAATGATCGAGTCTCTATTTGGTTACAATTTGcaaaattcaattaagaatgacgAAGCAAAGAGTAAAACCCCGTCTCCAGGCAAGCATGTACTTGAGCCAAAACGCCTGCAGAACATAACTATACTCTCCAAAGCTCTGAATGCAACAGCTGAGCATGTCTGCGAGGCCTTAATGCAAGGTAAAGTAAAACTcctaaattatgaaaatatgcCTCAAAAGAGGGTCCCCTCCACGAggttaaattattgtttaaaattgttGCTAACTCCAAAGTGCATCTTGTCATAAGTATATATATGGtggaaattaataataatacaaaatgaTAACTGTCCCATACTCACGAAATAAAGTAGTATCTTACTcaagtaataattaaaataatgtaacaaTTTGTGTTATGATCACTAAGTAAAATTGCACACcgacttttatttatttagcatTAGAGTGTTCATGTGCATTTATACCATATGCTGAAGAAAATTGATGGTTAAATTAATATTGTCGAGGATCTTATTGATATCTTGAAAACCAGGGAAGGGGTTGTCTTTGCCCCAACTAGAGGCACTAGTGAAAATGGTACCCACCAAGGAGGAAGAGTCCAAGCTCTTCAATTATAAAGGTGACATCAATGAATTGGGGTCCGCCGAAAGGTTCGTGAGGGCAATGCTCGATGTGCCATTTGCCTTTCAAAGAGTAGAAGGCATGCTTTTCAGAGAAACATTTGACGATGAAGTAGTTCACCTCAGGAACTCATTTTCAATGCTTGAGGTAGCCATCAAGAGCATCACTtaagatacatttttttttacatgtttttttattctattctccaatcaaaatcaaaattttatcaCCATAACCTGTATAACAAATGTTTGCATTAAAAAGgttagttttaaatatatttttggtttatgtaatctagtttttttttaaaaaaaaaaatttgttattgtaattttattttatttttcatcttttgaacGCTAtctaaaaaagtattttgaatagtaataaaaatgttataaagacaaaaaataaaataaacataatttacagagattaaaatatatatttttgcaatgatgaaaattaaaaaaaaaacaccagatttttgggaaaaaaacatttgaaccAAAAGATTGACATAGATTATCGAGTAAAGCTTCCATTTTGATTAGAGAATAACAATAAAACactttaaagaagaaaaaaaaaatctctcttaTTATTGTAAAAGTCCATTAGAAGAGAGATAGACGCATGAGAGTATATAAAACCAAAGCTTTTTGACCCTATTGAAAGCAAAAGAAAGCTTTATGAATTCTGACATTGTCTTTTGTCCGATTACTATGACTATAGGAAGCATGCAAGGAACTAAGATCAAGCAGGCTCTTCTTGAAGTTACTAGAAGCAGTGCTCAAAACGGGAAACCGAATGAACGTTGGAACAACCAGAGGAGGTGCTAGAGCATTTAAACTCGATGCACTTCTCAAGCTTGCAGATGTTAAGGGAACTGATGGGAAAACCACGTTGCTCCATTTCGTTGTTCAGGAGATTGTTCGTTCTGAAGGAATAAGAGTTTCAGACAGCATTATGGGGAAAATCAGCCAAAGAAGTAAGAACAGAACGgaggaagagaaggaagaagattACAAAAGGATGGGACTAGAACTTGTTTCTGGTCTCAGCACTGAGTTATACAACGTGAAAAAAACAGCTACCATTGACTTGGACGTTCTTGCAAGCTCTGTGTCAAACCTATCAGAAGGAATGAACAAGCTGCAACATCTAGTGGATAAGGAGTTGCATAAGGACGAGAGAAGCATGAACTTTGTGCAGTGTATGAAGTCATTCCTTAACTATGCTGATGGAAACTTGAAGGAGTTGCGTGGAGATGAAGATATAGTGTTGGCACGCGTGAAAGAAATTACGGAGTATTTTCATGGGGATGTGATCAGCAAAGAAGATGCAAACCCACTTAGGATATTTGTGATTGTGAGAGATTTTCTGGGGAGTTTAGATAATGTGTGTAAAGAACTTAGAAGGTCTAAAGCTCCACGTAGCCTGAACCCTCTTGCTATTCTCCCTTTAGATAGATCCTAGATAGACTAGAATTAAACACTGTCTCGTGTGTTCATAGgaattgataaaattttaaacgaATTGAGTGtaactttattttgattttttgtggaGTTTTGGAGTATGTGGATTTTGTATTCTCTGACTTTGCTAATCATATGGAACTATTCGTTTGATTAAAACTTTTCCCCTCTTCTTAGGGAATGATTAAGAACAGCCAAGGGACAGATctttacaatttaaaataagtgttgttccaaaggtgttttttttcctccttcTTCTACACTATGATGTATGTTCTTAATTTGATACATGGAAGACAGAAtaggcagaaaaaaaaaactggtctcactttttttatttcataaaaatgaaaataataactaacaaaataaacataagaATAAGAACGATACCATATACATTCGTCAATATTAAGACTAGAGTTAAGTCAAACAttagttttttgtttatttaattatgtaaagGGTGGtgactttatttattactaaattatttgAACCAATTATGTAATAGAACAAACGTTAACATAAATGTATATCGTTGAGACTTGTTAACCTTAAAATCGGAGGTCCCCCCCCACCTTAAAATCAGAATGATATTATAGTTAAAACTAATTTCATTGTATGCTTTAAATTGTTAATTGcaaatccaaaatataatttaaatatttaaatatttttataattataatataatttttatattaaaaaatatttattataaatttaaattatatgaaataaatactTATCTTGTGCAATGCACAAACTAATTGGTTGTATTTCTTTTGGCTtttgtaaaaactaaaattgaaaagtaTAATCTTGATGTTCAAATTGAATGTTaggattcttaattttttaattaatctcgAGACAAATTTGATTGCCCTTCATAATGAACTTAGCATTGGAGTTGAGTGTTAAGACCATGTTTGATCAAATTTTCTATCGTCACGCTTATAATGGGTAAGTAAATAGTAAATATTCTATGGGCCGGGTTTGAATGAAGGCTAGAAAAATACATAGAAGTTCATTATATTGTATTCTAGTGCATTTGGTTTGGAAATATGGACTGATAACAAAAAGTGACTATAAGTACGTTAAAGGGGTACTGCAAATCTTTGTTGTGCTTCAGCTTCATTATTGTATCGGATTTGATATGTAATGATTTTGCTAATAACTAATAAGACCACTTGGCTTGAGAGAGAATTGTTCATATAGAACAATTTTGTTAAAATCATTATTAGAATCTCATTGCAACAAAACAAATTTCACATAAGTTGGGAGAGCAATCAAAGTGAGCACAAAAAACAAGAATAGCAAAATATATGCGTGTTAACAGGAAGTTCATTCAAACACCCCAACACACAtccataatttattaaaaatgctttaaaatgtaattttgctTGACGAGTATAAGACCTCCTCCCCTCCCAATAAAAAAAACGTCGTAACATATAGTCTAGATTAATTGCTTTAGAACCAACATGGAGCATACAGAGTTACTGTTCAaatatttaagagaaaaaaaagtgtccatgtaaaagaaaaaaaacacattgagaagtttaagggaaaagGATGGTACCTGTTTAACGTGCAAATGTAGGGAGTTAGTGGGATTTATAGGTGTAAATTGAGGATACATAtaacttgaaaatgaaaaaactcATTGGTTATCCAACGTGTGGGAGTGACTACTTGCAAGCAGTGTGATACTTACTAAATATTGTtgctttgtttttcattctctttctcaTTCTCGCTCTTGCTTTGTTTCTCTTTGGATGAAATGAGATGAGATGCTTCAACTCTTTACAAGTcttcctatttataggagagaGGTATAGCTTTCTTCAAGAGTGAATGATGAATGCCAATGAATGAGTTATATTCACAAAGTTTCTTATAACTCTAATATTCAATTTCCTAAATGGAGTAGGTATATCTCAAGATCAAAGGAACCAATTCCAGAACCTTAGAAAGTGCTCCACAGCTTCCTATACATGTCTCGGatgtatttttgaatttttcatatatttaaatttacatatttacttaaatttagACCAACCTTGATTATAGAAAAATTTCCAATGATGTAGTCAATGAGATAAACCTAAAAGCTTAAAATATAGTATAAAGGAACATGCCTTAAGAGGAAGTTCCTAAATATAATAAGCTAAGAATAA encodes the following:
- the LOC114369438 gene encoding formin-like protein 11 isoform X2, whose translation is MGCGGSEHVTMIFIITILILLSSQSTNILTVAGSVFNAVGNFQVHGLPEMYFIEENDEKLVKKISGIDENEKKQALIVEKFRSLLGLKSFHTKVPFNGDLEFLSPSPSPSPIIEETQAPAPSPSPLPHVHHHSHHPPHHKNPSLHQTHHEDRGRAKRILIAVLVSAGVAILIGACGLFLVWRKFSNHTKKTKRTMPLYNSKSKGSGGVYQSSSSKDIASVHEDEEAVKGEGEGEGESDGGNSSSGDKIIPKDCHSSDNESFHSFVNDSHSNSNRLSNASACSLSDTNSLSRQNSSSLPNPQFPSSQHNLMSNIQPHQSPNSAKHDQEKEIETSLQCPKTFTSPPPPPPPPPPPPLRMPLFSLHSLTSSSRLSSHSPLSLTSNNLSSLVNSDTSSCSNQSPEKELPSPNRPYPTQSPPNIPPPPCPPPFLKGNSVKTPPPPPSQLPQFTPLGKDGAPLPKLKPLHWDKVRAAPNRTMVWDKLRSSSFELDEEMIESLFGYNLQNSIKNDEAKSKTPSPGKHVLEPKRLQNITILSKALNATAEHVCEALMQGKGLSLPQLEALVKMVPTKEEESKLFNYKGDINELGSAERFVRAMLDVPFAFQRVEGMLFRETFDDEVVHLRNSFSMLEEACKELRSSRLFLKLLEAVLKTGNRMNVGTTRGGARAFKLDALLKLADVKGTDGKTTLLHFVVQEIVRSEGIRVSDSIMGKISQRSKNRTEEEKEEDYKRMGLELVSGLSTELYNVKKTATIDLDVLASSVSNLSEGMNKLQHLVDKELHKDERSMNFVQCMKSFLNYADGNLKELRGDEDIVLARVKEITEYFHGDVISKEDANPLRIFVIVRDFLGSLDNVCKELRRSKAPRSLNPLAILPLDRS
- the LOC114369438 gene encoding formin-like protein 11 isoform X1, with protein sequence MGCGGSEHVTMIFIITILILLSSQSTNILTVAGSVFNAVGNFQVHGLPEMYFIEENDEKLVKKISGIDENEKKQALIVEKFRSLLGLKSFHTKVPFNGDLEFLSPSPSPSPIIEETQAPAPSPSPLPHVHHHSHHPPHHKNPSLHQTHHEDRGRAKRILIAVLVSAGVAILIGACGLFLVWRKFSNHTKKTKRTMPLYNSKSKGSGGVYQSSSSKVSLNSELDLFYLNALGEDIEQHSCSFKKTREDGLEYDIVSGSSTKDIASVHEDEEAVKGEGEGEGESDGGNSSSGDKIIPKDCHSSDNESFHSFVNDSHSNSNRLSNASACSLSDTNSLSRQNSSSLPNPQFPSSQHNLMSNIQPHQSPNSAKHDQEKEIETSLQCPKTFTSPPPPPPPPPPPPLRMPLFSLHSLTSSSRLSSHSPLSLTSNNLSSLVNSDTSSCSNQSPEKELPSPNRPYPTQSPPNIPPPPCPPPFLKGNSVKTPPPPPSQLPQFTPLGKDGAPLPKLKPLHWDKVRAAPNRTMVWDKLRSSSFELDEEMIESLFGYNLQNSIKNDEAKSKTPSPGKHVLEPKRLQNITILSKALNATAEHVCEALMQGKGLSLPQLEALVKMVPTKEEESKLFNYKGDINELGSAERFVRAMLDVPFAFQRVEGMLFRETFDDEVVHLRNSFSMLEEACKELRSSRLFLKLLEAVLKTGNRMNVGTTRGGARAFKLDALLKLADVKGTDGKTTLLHFVVQEIVRSEGIRVSDSIMGKISQRSKNRTEEEKEEDYKRMGLELVSGLSTELYNVKKTATIDLDVLASSVSNLSEGMNKLQHLVDKELHKDERSMNFVQCMKSFLNYADGNLKELRGDEDIVLARVKEITEYFHGDVISKEDANPLRIFVIVRDFLGSLDNVCKELRRSKAPRSLNPLAILPLDRS